One segment of Pangasianodon hypophthalmus isolate fPanHyp1 chromosome 10, fPanHyp1.pri, whole genome shotgun sequence DNA contains the following:
- the si:ch211-125o16.4 gene encoding neuroblast differentiation-associated protein AHNAK, which yields MNGQIGTSSISVSDVLANTGIKEPAINLKQDEKIVAATIHLDHLSKDEVLKLLKIIHPYDENLEIKTKASGNAGVRFGDLFLKGEAPKLQAPSADIHGLNGNLSFPGVKGNLEAPSVNGELPQMHLKGSTPELTVGDGSKFTMPTYGMTGPKLKGANLDGSISSPTLNSPEELKTPELCYKTPKFKMPNFRGSSTDLDINTPDVDGNLPNAELKGPNLNAELPDVDVDAPSGKFKWPKANWGLSKPKVKTPEADLSAPNLKADIKTPGVDVNLPDAEVSGPEVGIDTPNLNTDSPSAKIKWPKFKKPKGKVKGQLGDIDADVNTPELNLSAPKVNAGIKAPNVDIDVPDADLNGPKVNIDAPSGKSKFPNLKLPKLNLNKPKLEGPNLDADIKTPEMDVDMNLPKAKLEGPTIDAKAPDLKLSAPKIEGDIGTPDLDIKTPDVDLNAPKIDAEAPPIKFKLPKLPKFTAPGAKIKGPDVDADLNVPDVDVNGGVNVKTPTVDAPSAKLKKPHIKMPKFSLTGPRVKAPNVDANVQTPDVDVNLPSGELKGPNLDVKAPKIDGSLAVPDVDLPKAELKNPNLNLHAKSPDFNLSAPDVDLNLPKGELKGPNVDLNAPSVDAPSGKLKMPHFKMPKLNLTGPKVKGPNLDVGADLNAPNIDMDIPKAELKGPDLNLNAPNVDLSSPDVDLSLPKGSLQGPDVDLKVPDANIDAPSGKLKVPHFKMPKLNLTGPKVKGPNLDVGADLNAPNVDMDLPKADLKGPDLNLSTPNLSSPDVDLSLPKGSLQGPDVDLKVPDANIDAPSGKFKMPNLKMPKLNFSGPKVKGPNVDADLNAPNVDMDLPKADLKGPDLNLSTPNLSSPDVDLSLPKGSLQGPDVDLKVPDANIDAPSGKFKMPNLKMPKLNFSGPKVKGPNVDADLNAPNVDMDLPKADLKGPDLNLSTPNLSSPDVDLSLPKGSLQGPDVDLKVPDANIDAPSGKFKMPNLKMPKLNFSGPKVKGPNVDADLNAPNVDMDLPKADLKGPDLNLSTPNLSSPDVDLSLPKGSLQGPDVDLKAPDANIDAPSGKFKMPNLKMPKLNLTGPKVNEPNLNASADLDVSLPKVAGELNTPDVDLNLPKAKVSGPDVNVKLPKADVKVPDVDVKTPEIEAPSGKFKFFTLKKSKIGASTPKVKTPEVDVNASVKSPDLSLSAPKIDADVKAPNANVNLPTADLEGPNVDIDAPKGKLKFPTLKKFNFSSPKVKSPDIDEPDASMSAPKVESPNVDPKSLLMFKTHRLPNSRFDDLLQEATGDVDLNTSPTKTESPSGTISVPTFPRKAGWRSSTVTLDSNEHTQSIDIKERLRLFAARSMSDLMAPSVESSASGELPDSPTKVKRGTFKVTNPDVGKDYPVVNSTSKEDKLSLSLNNMLGLNNSDD from the exons ATG AATGGGCAAATAGGGACCTCGAGCATCTCAGTCAGTGATGTCTTAGCAAACACTGGAATCAAAGAACCTGCAATCAACTTAAAGCAAG ATGAGAAGATTGTCGCTGCCACAATTCACTTGGATCACCTCAGTAAAGATGAAGTGCTGAAATTACTCAAGATCATTCATCCTTATGATGAGAACCTTGAAATTAAGACCAAAGCCAGTGGAAACGCTGGAGTG AGATTTGGTGATTTATTTTTGAAGGGTGAAGCTCCAAAACTTCAAGCCCCATCAGCTGACATCCATGGGTTGAATGGGAATTTAAGTTTCCCAGGCGTCAAAGGTAACCTCGAAGCTCCATCGGTGAATGGAGAACTCCCACAGATGCATCTGAAGGGTTCCACACCAGAGCTGACAGTCGGAGACGGCAGCAAGTTCACGATGCCAACCTACGGCATGACAGGGCCGAAACTTAAAGGTGCTAATCTAGACGGCAGCATATCTTCTCCAACGCTGAACTCTCCAGAGGAGCTCAAGACACCAGAACTGTGCTATAAAACTCCTAAGTTCAAGATGCCAAACTTTCGGGGCAGTTCCACTGATTTAGACATCAATACACCTGATGTAGATGGGAATTTGCCAAATGCTGAACTGAAAGGTCCAAATCTTAATGCAGAACTTCcagatgttgatgttgatgcaCCCTCTGGCAAATTTAAATGGCCCAAGGCAAACTGGGGTCTCTCAAAGCCTAAAGTAAAGACACCAGAAGCTGACCTCTCTGCACCAAATCTCAAAGCTGACATCAAGACCCCAGGTGTGGATGTGAATTTACCTGACGCTGAGGTCAGCGGCCCTGAAGTTGGCATTGATACCCCAAATCTTAACACTGACAGCCCATCTGCTAAAATTAAATGGCCCAAATTCAAGAAACCCAAAGGAAAAGTGAAAGGACAGTTGGGGGACATTGATGCAGATGTGAATACTCCAGAACTCAATCTGTCAGCCCCCAAAGTGAATGCAGGCATCAAGGCACCAAACGTTGATATTGATGTCCCAGATGCTGATCTTAATGGTCCAAAAGTAAATATTGATGCCCCATCTGGAAAATCCAAGTTCCCCAATCTCAAGCTACCAAAGTTAAACTTAAATAAACCAAAGTTGGAAGGGCCTAATCTTGATGCAGACATAAAGACACCAGAGATGGATGTAGACATGAACCTGCCCAAAGCTAAACTTGAAGGGCCAACCATAGATGCCAAAGCACCAGATCTCAAACTCTCTGCACCAAAAATAGAAGGTGATATTGGTACACCAGACCTAGACATCAAAACTCCAGATGTAGACCTGAATGCTCCCAAAATTGATGCTGAAGCTCCACCCATCAAATTCAAGCTACCTAAACTACCCAAATTTACTGCCCCTGGTGCAAAAATCAAAGGACCAGATGTAGATGCTGACCTTAATGTCCCAGATGTTGATGTCAATGGAGGTGTGAACGTGAAAACTCCCACAGTTGATGCCCCAtctgcaaaactaaagaagccaCATATTAAGATGCCCAAATTTAGTCTTACTGGCCCAAGAGTAAAAGCACCAAATGTTGATGCAAATGTGCAAACACCGGATGTAGATGTGAACCTACCATCAGGTGAGCTCAAAGGGCCTAATCTGGACGTAAAAGCACCCAAGATTGACGGTTCTCTAGCTGTTCCAGATGTAGATTTGCCCAAAGCTGAGCTGAAGAATCCAAATCTTAACCTTCATGCAAAATCACCAGATTTCAATCTCTCTGCTCCAGATGTAGATCTGAACCTACCAAAAGGAGAACTCAAGGGCCCTAATGTGGATCTTAATGCCCCAAGTGTTGATGCACCATCTGGAAAATTAAAGATGCCACACTTCAAAATGCCCAAATTAAACCTCACTGGACCAAAGGTCAAAGGTCCAAATCTTGATGTTGGTGCAGACCTGAATGCACCAAACATAGACATGGATATACCTAAAGCAGAACTCAAAGGACCTGATCTTAACCTAAATGCACCAAATGTTGATCTTTCTAGCCCAGATGTGGACCTGAGCTTGCCAAAGGGAAGTCTTCAAGGCCCTGATGTAGATCTGAAGGTCCCAGATGCCAACATTGATGCACCTTCTGGAAAATTAAAGGTGCCACACTTCAAAATGCCCAAATTAAACCTCACTGGACCAAAGGTCAAAGGTCCAAATCTTGATGTTGGTGCAGACCTGAATGCACCAAACGTAGACATGGATCTACCTAAAGCAGATCTCAAAGGACCTGATCTTAACCTGAGCACACCAAATCTTTCTAGCCCAGATGTAGACCTGAGCTTGCCAAAGGGAAGTCTTCAAGGCCCTGATGTAGATCTGAAGGTCCCAGATGCCAACATTGATGCACCTTCTGGAAAATTTAAGATGCCAAACCTCAAGATGCCCAAATTAAACTTCTCTGGACCAAAGGTCAAAGGACCAAATGTTGATGCAGACCTGAATGCACCAAACGTAGACATGGATCTACCTAAAGCAGATCTCAAAGGACCTGATCTTAACCTGAGCACACCAAATCTTTCTAGCCCAGATGTAGACCTGAGCTTGCCAAAGGGAAGTCTTCAAGGCCCTGATGTAGATCTGAAGGTCCCAGATGCCAACATTGATGCACCTTCTGGAAAATTTAAGATGCCAAACCTCAAGATGCCCAAATTAAACTTCTCTGGACCAAAAGTCAAAGGACCAAATGTTGATGCAGACCTGAATGCACCAAACGTAGACATGGATCTACCTAAAGCAGATCTCAAAGGACCTGATCTTAACCTGAGCACACCAAATCTTTCTAGCCCAGATGTGGACCTGAGCTTGCCAAAGGGAAGTCTTCAAGGCCCTGATGTAGATCTGAAGGTCCCAGATGCCAACATTGATGCACCTTCTGGAAAATTTAAGATGCCAAACCTCAAGATGCCCAAATTAAACTTCTCTGGACCAAAGGTCAAAGGACCAAATGTTGATGCAGACCTGAATGCACCAAACGTAGACATGGATCTACCTAAAGCAGATCTCAAAGGACCTGATCTTAACCTGAGCACACCAAATCTTTCTAGCCCAGATGTGGACCTGAGCTTGCCAAAGGGAAGTCTTCAAGGCCCTGATGTAGATCTGAAGGCCCCAGATGCCAACATTGATGCACCTTCTGGAAAATTTAAGATGCCAAACCTCAAGATGCCCAAATTAAACCTCACTGGACCAAAGGTTAATGAGCCTAACCTGAATGCCAGTGCAGATCTGGATGTTTCTCTTCCTAAGGTTGCTGGAGAACTGAACACACCAGATGTTGACCTAAATCTACCTAAGGCTAAAGTCAGCGGACCTGATGTTAATGTGAAATTACCCAAAGCTGATGTTAAGGTTCCTGATGTAGATGTTAAAACTCCAGAAATAGAGGCCCCATCTGGAAAGTTTAAATTCTTCACTctcaaaaaatctaaaattggTGCATCTACTCCTAAAGTTAAGACACCAGAAGTTGACGTCAATGCATCAGTCAAAAGTCCAGACCTCAGCCTGTCAGCCCCAAAAATTGATGCAGATGTTAAAGCTCCAAATGCCAATGTGAACTTGCCTACAGCTGATCTCGAAGGTCCCAATGTTGATATAGATGCCCCTAAAGGAAAGCTCAAATTTCCAACActgaaaaaatttaatttttctaGTCCAAAAGTAAAATCCCCCGATATTGACGAACCTGATGCGAGCATGTCGGCCCCCAAAGTTGAGAGCCCTAACGTCGATCCAAAAAGTCTGCTTATGTTCAAGACACACCGACTTCCCAACAGCAGATTTGATGATCTCCTGCAAGAAGCTACTGGAGATGTTGACCTGAACACCAGCCCGACTAAAACAGAATCACCATCCGGGACCATCTCAGTTCCCACTTTCCCCAGGAAAGCTGGGTGGAGATCATCCACAGTAACTCTTGATTCCAACGAACATACACAATCAATAGACATCAAAGAAAGGCTACGACTTTTTGCAGCACGTTCCATGAGCGATCTCATGGCGCCTTCCGTCGAGAGCTCGGCGAGCGGAGAACTCCCAGACAGTCCTACAAAAGTGAAGCGAGGAACATTTAAAGTAACAAATCCTGATGTGGGGAAGGACTATCCGGTAGT